From one Rhopalosiphum padi isolate XX-2018 chromosome 2, ASM2088224v1, whole genome shotgun sequence genomic stretch:
- the LOC132918970 gene encoding uncharacterized protein LOC132918970: MDLVRPKASKASFKSRTLQFGRIDDCYPSPNTYTLPLSDVYRRSKKPTYVKKISPRFKVVSEAVPAPNTYSLPSTANYKYGQTVHSTIQQRRPEDIECLAPAPNRYYLPKNNGPAKTFGQKDGHKRAVYLTVDDLWQ, encoded by the exons ATGGACTTAGTACGACCCAAAGCGTCGAAAGCATCGTTTAAAAGTCGCACGTTGCAATTTGGTCGTATTGACGATTGTTACCCGAGTCCGAACACATACACGTTGCCATTGTCAGACGTATATCGGCGGTCGAAAAAACCGACATACGTCAAGAAAATCTCACC gcGATTTAAAGTGGTTTCTGAGGCTGTACCGGCACCGAATACCTATTCTTTACCATCGACCGCCAATTACAAGTACGGACAGACGGTACATTCGACCATACAACAGAGACGTCCTGAGGACATTGAATGTCTTGCGCCGGCTCCCAACAGGTACTACCTACCCAAAAATAATGGTCCAGCCAAGACATTTGGTCAGAAAGACGGTCACAAGCGAGCCGTTTACCTGACCGTCGATGATCTTTGGCAAtga
- the LOC132920721 gene encoding uncharacterized protein LOC132920721 isoform X2, which translates to MFWRTPLMTIMGGVATKMVRQNSRLLVVCGPSGSGKSTLLRKLFDEYPDKFGFSVSHTTRSPRRFEVDGQHYHFTTKDQMQASIERGDFLEHAIFSNNMYGTSLKAVQNVQKSGKICVLDIDMQGVIQIKKITSLKPVSVFVKPPSIGELEIRLRRRNSESEDNLRARLNVAQQEINYGETPGNFDCIIINESLDKAYNAFKEFVLKSFENIEN; encoded by the exons atgttttggcgGACCCCACTAATGACGATCATGGGAG GTGTCGCGACGAAAATGGTTCGACAAAACTCGAGGCTATTGGTGGTCTGCGGCCCGTCTGGCTCCGGCAAGTCGACGCTGCTGCGCAAGCTGTTTGACGAGTACCCTGACAAGTTTGGCTTCTCTGTATCGCACACCACCCGATCTCCTAGGCGTTTCGAGGTAGATGGCCAACACTATCACTTCACCACCAAAGACCAAATGCAAGCGTCTATCGAACGTGGAGATTTCCTAGAGCATGCAATCTTCTCCAATAACATGTATGGCACCAG CCTTAAAGCGGTACAAAATGTCCAAAAGTCTGGAAAGATATGTGTTCTCGATATTGACATGCAAGGAGTCATTCAAATCAAAAAGATTACTTCTCTTAAACCAGTCAGTGTATTTGTCAAACCTCCCAGTATTGGTGAACTTGAAATACGATTGCGCAGACGAAATTCAGAGTCTGAGGATAATTTACGAGCTAGATTGAATGTCGCACAACAGGAAATTAACTACG GAGAAACGCCTGGAAACtttgattgtattataataaatgagtcTTTAGATAAAGCATATAATGCTTTCaaagaatttgttttaaaatcttttgAAAACATAGAAAATTAA
- the LOC132920720 gene encoding uncharacterized protein LOC132920720, with the protein MQRGPAQLSSVSDLYVSDEISVLLEEIHDLEPKGNIAPIDDEQEFEINGSQTGGSWLEVTNSMAGTPGSWDSHANYKHQEASRARYNGVVLHYDKRPMKTPSGVIRVLLLVTCVLCMFCLCFAGTSRLALFMLPMLNRIRFILFVTLFNFLVTGAILFLDVTHTVYLFPFNWGKLNVLFYVMMTILCLTSSSLVLHQVYSFHEFYTWVPRATRHQLLAAAVLGYLCALETLLLALLSRCDGLGGLHYRQVKDDMTSPPNTLALRQRVPPPPTVVYSPSPSPSFCLRSINPKS; encoded by the exons ATGCAGCGGGGCCCAGCCCAATTGAGTTCCGTGTCAGACCTGTACGTTAGCGACGAAATATCGGTGCTGCTTGAAGAGATCCACGACTTGGAACCGAAGGGCAACATCGCTCCCATCGACGACGAACAGGAGTTCGAGATCAACGGCAGTCAGACGGGAGGCTCTTGGCTGGAAGTCACCAACAGTATGGCGGGCACACCGGGATCGTGGGATTCGCACGCAAACTATAAACATCAGGAGGCGTCTAGGGCCAGATATAACGGAGTGGTGTTGCACTACGACAAAAGACCAATGAAGACGCCGTCGGGCGTCATCCGAGTTCTACTGCTG GTCACCTGTGTTTTGTGCATGTTTTGCCTGTGCTTTGCCGGCACTTCCAGGTTGGCGTTGTTCATGTTGCCCATGCTTAATCGGATACGGTTCATACTGTTTGTCACATTATTCAACTTTCTAGTCACCGGAGCTATACTATTTTTGGACGTCACGCACACCGTGTACCTATTTCCGTTCAATTGGGGAAAATTG AATGTACTGTTCTATGTCATGATGACCATATTGTGTCTCACGAGCTCCTCGCTAGTCCTTCATCAAGTATATTCATTTCACGAGTTTTACACATGGGTACCGCGTGCTACGCGTCATCAATTGCTCGCTGCTGca GTTTTAGGTTATTTGTGTGCACTGGAAACGTTGTTGCTGGCCTTGCTGAGTCGCTGTGATGGTTTGGGCGGCCTACATTACCGCCAAGTCAAAGATGATATGACAAGTCCGCCCAATACATTGGCTCTGCGTCAAAGAGTTCCACCACCACCCACAGTTGTATATTCACCATCGCCGTCTCCTTCATTTTGCTTACGATCCATCAATCCCAAATCATAA
- the LOC132918971 gene encoding uncharacterized protein LOC132918971, with protein MAGELIQRENFTTFISVLSFGNRLRSTNRRPEFNININNEGEPRVALRDMQSCRYAGWRCCRKPEVKIKILDEKKSNVNTQNPDEGNCRLNSTQDGVKWKDLMSTLIFDRLEASFDNCRDNEMPQTMTKTTQNMTNNCDGCQQCPTSGGESSKTEYFGWSDDSCHQLSTTNHDSTACTSLLNDCSTDRFLDGNNSCSKCSMNKPQLYCRTNHSNSKESISEKIKKNETENIKQQVEILRKRVECMLKMNYQLQSELKKTIRANLLMEQYISWPYSVNNGKLEFPGKIDLDQRFDCLFMELEKIRNDLKPIQNDKYIVNKLEKILHISQLKCLNTCNKYV; from the exons ATGGCTGGTGAACTTATTCAGCGAGAAAACTTTACGACTTTTATTTCCG TTTTGTCGTTCGGCAACAGACTACGGTCTACGAATCGACGACCggaattcaatattaatatcaataatgaaGGAGAGCCGAGAGTAGCGCTTCGCGATATGCAGTCATGCAGATATGCTGGCTGGCGCTGCTGCAGAAAGCCAGAAgtgaagattaaaatattagatgagAAAAAATCGAATGTAAACACA CAAAATCCAGACGAAGGCAATTGTAGGTTGAACAGCACTCAGGATGGCGTGAAATGGAAAGATCTAATGTCCACGCTCATATTTGATCGGTTAGAAGCGTCGTTCGATAACTGTAGAGACAATGAAATGCCACAAACGATGACGAAAACTACACAAAACATGACAAATAATTGTGATGGCTGTCAGCAGTGCCCCACTAGCGGAGGAGAATCGTCTAAGACGGAATATTTCGGTTGGAGTGACGATTCTTGTCACCAGCTCTCAACTACCAACCATGATTCAAcc GCCTGTACGTCGCTGTTGAATGATTGCTCTACCGATCGATTTCTCGATGGAAACAATAGTTGTAGCAAATGCAGTATGAATAAACCTCAATTATACTGTCG AACCAACCATTCGAATAGTAAAGAATCTATCTcggagaaaataaaaaaaaatgaaactgaAAACATAAAGCAACAAGTGGAGATTTTAAGGAAACGAGTAGAATGCATGTTAAAAATGAACTATCAACTACAATCTGAACTTAAGAAAACA atTCGTGCAAATCTATTAATGGAACAATATATTTct tGGCCATATTCTGTAAATAATGGCAAGCTTGAGTTTCCCGGAAAAATTgatttg GATCAACGGTTCGATTGTTTGTTCATGGAGTTAGAAAAAATACGAAACGATTTGAAGCCTATTCAAAACGACAAATATATTGTcaataaattggaaaaaatacTACATATATCACAactgaaatgtttaaatacttgtaataaatatgtgtga
- the LOC132920721 gene encoding uncharacterized protein LOC132920721 isoform X3: MNLRGHWSVASHGVATKMVRQNSRLLVVCGPSGSGKSTLLRKLFDEYPDKFGFSVSHTTRSPRRFEVDGQHYHFTTKDQMQASIERGDFLEHAIFSNNMYGTSLKAVQNVQKSGKICVLDIDMQGVIQIKKITSLKPVSVFVKPPSIGELEIRLRRRNSESEDNLRARLNVAQQEINYGETPGNFDCIIINESLDKAYNAFKEFVLKSFENIEN, from the exons ATGAACCTGCGCGGTCACTGGTCAGTCGCGTCGCACG GTGTCGCGACGAAAATGGTTCGACAAAACTCGAGGCTATTGGTGGTCTGCGGCCCGTCTGGCTCCGGCAAGTCGACGCTGCTGCGCAAGCTGTTTGACGAGTACCCTGACAAGTTTGGCTTCTCTGTATCGCACACCACCCGATCTCCTAGGCGTTTCGAGGTAGATGGCCAACACTATCACTTCACCACCAAAGACCAAATGCAAGCGTCTATCGAACGTGGAGATTTCCTAGAGCATGCAATCTTCTCCAATAACATGTATGGCACCAG CCTTAAAGCGGTACAAAATGTCCAAAAGTCTGGAAAGATATGTGTTCTCGATATTGACATGCAAGGAGTCATTCAAATCAAAAAGATTACTTCTCTTAAACCAGTCAGTGTATTTGTCAAACCTCCCAGTATTGGTGAACTTGAAATACGATTGCGCAGACGAAATTCAGAGTCTGAGGATAATTTACGAGCTAGATTGAATGTCGCACAACAGGAAATTAACTACG GAGAAACGCCTGGAAACtttgattgtattataataaatgagtcTTTAGATAAAGCATATAATGCTTTCaaagaatttgttttaaaatcttttgAAAACATAGAAAATTAA
- the LOC132920721 gene encoding uncharacterized protein LOC132920721 isoform X1, with protein sequence MAPIVSDRAVGGKRIVFLISQFARPRRIPKYCDGYFVSLSGPVFRLPTYCTGVATKMVRQNSRLLVVCGPSGSGKSTLLRKLFDEYPDKFGFSVSHTTRSPRRFEVDGQHYHFTTKDQMQASIERGDFLEHAIFSNNMYGTSLKAVQNVQKSGKICVLDIDMQGVIQIKKITSLKPVSVFVKPPSIGELEIRLRRRNSESEDNLRARLNVAQQEINYGETPGNFDCIIINESLDKAYNAFKEFVLKSFENIEN encoded by the exons ATGGCGCCAATCGTGTCAGACCGGGCGGTCGGAGGGAAGCGCATCGTATTTCTGATTTCGCAGTTCGCCCGCCCCCGTCGAATTCCCAAGTACTGCGACGGCTATTTCGTTTCGCTGTCCGGCCCAGTTTTCCGTCTACCGACTTATTGCACAG GTGTCGCGACGAAAATGGTTCGACAAAACTCGAGGCTATTGGTGGTCTGCGGCCCGTCTGGCTCCGGCAAGTCGACGCTGCTGCGCAAGCTGTTTGACGAGTACCCTGACAAGTTTGGCTTCTCTGTATCGCACACCACCCGATCTCCTAGGCGTTTCGAGGTAGATGGCCAACACTATCACTTCACCACCAAAGACCAAATGCAAGCGTCTATCGAACGTGGAGATTTCCTAGAGCATGCAATCTTCTCCAATAACATGTATGGCACCAG CCTTAAAGCGGTACAAAATGTCCAAAAGTCTGGAAAGATATGTGTTCTCGATATTGACATGCAAGGAGTCATTCAAATCAAAAAGATTACTTCTCTTAAACCAGTCAGTGTATTTGTCAAACCTCCCAGTATTGGTGAACTTGAAATACGATTGCGCAGACGAAATTCAGAGTCTGAGGATAATTTACGAGCTAGATTGAATGTCGCACAACAGGAAATTAACTACG GAGAAACGCCTGGAAACtttgattgtattataataaatgagtcTTTAGATAAAGCATATAATGCTTTCaaagaatttgttttaaaatcttttgAAAACATAGAAAATTAA
- the LOC132920721 gene encoding uncharacterized protein LOC132920721 isoform X4 — MVRQNSRLLVVCGPSGSGKSTLLRKLFDEYPDKFGFSVSHTTRSPRRFEVDGQHYHFTTKDQMQASIERGDFLEHAIFSNNMYGTSLKAVQNVQKSGKICVLDIDMQGVIQIKKITSLKPVSVFVKPPSIGELEIRLRRRNSESEDNLRARLNVAQQEINYGETPGNFDCIIINESLDKAYNAFKEFVLKSFENIEN, encoded by the exons ATGGTTCGACAAAACTCGAGGCTATTGGTGGTCTGCGGCCCGTCTGGCTCCGGCAAGTCGACGCTGCTGCGCAAGCTGTTTGACGAGTACCCTGACAAGTTTGGCTTCTCTGTATCGCACACCACCCGATCTCCTAGGCGTTTCGAGGTAGATGGCCAACACTATCACTTCACCACCAAAGACCAAATGCAAGCGTCTATCGAACGTGGAGATTTCCTAGAGCATGCAATCTTCTCCAATAACATGTATGGCACCAG CCTTAAAGCGGTACAAAATGTCCAAAAGTCTGGAAAGATATGTGTTCTCGATATTGACATGCAAGGAGTCATTCAAATCAAAAAGATTACTTCTCTTAAACCAGTCAGTGTATTTGTCAAACCTCCCAGTATTGGTGAACTTGAAATACGATTGCGCAGACGAAATTCAGAGTCTGAGGATAATTTACGAGCTAGATTGAATGTCGCACAACAGGAAATTAACTACG GAGAAACGCCTGGAAACtttgattgtattataataaatgagtcTTTAGATAAAGCATATAATGCTTTCaaagaatttgttttaaaatcttttgAAAACATAGAAAATTAA
- the LOC132920718 gene encoding conserved oligomeric Golgi complex subunit 4 isoform X2, whose amino-acid sequence MMSSNEDYITLDEINNALELLEKDEIASRKRLETFTNQWPTVIKEVDSVTKKFSSLTSVKENLSQIQTRIHDSSKLAEDISSKVRQLDKIRGRVSECQKRVQDLLDLQLCSEGVQIAMKNDELEQAAGHIHRYLSIDQTKLQRTADDMAQDCSMITSALKHLQEASELLQDTVSKRFEHASLVQDTNSIERYFKIFPLLGMHEVGLEKFVDYLGRLLKVSADKNLKNVMDTPLSSNRASVIFADGLTFIFEEVAKTIEVHQPLIETHYGPEYVLKFLSHLQVHCDTFGDILLRTFLKTRKIKELLKTMWDEPDANTAARPDSKDIDLLVEEIVMILARYDLYAQFVCKRTVNADGVEPKTRTAKMMLDNSRLCCCIQEMMGKYLELERYYMEESIRKAVLMDTIEGDGGDAALTSSMVDDVFFIVRKCVMRSLRSGSLDVLCAVINNAVNALETDLCAVFAQVLSAGYPGSGYFNRFTPDLDKVRRTFLAALNSTEVAVEYSKSLSQAFRDEVPARLRGCHAEKLDSCLQDFGRVNASLVAANRTGFRQLQSSLVEPKTLAWMEPFYEQNFTLDEPEFAQTVADNPFVVALVRNIDGTLAEFRARLTPNNYDMLVVAVAAETAAQLERAVMKTEFNRLGGMALDKVVRTLINYFGGASAWPVREKFARLVQVTTVLNLERASDLNEFSNPDSGMRFSWKLTPDCIRQILKLRADFREEDIRKVQL is encoded by the coding sequence ATGATGTCAAGTAACGAAGACTATATTACATTGGATGAAATAAACAATGCACTGGAGTTACTGGAGAAAGATGAAATTGCTTCAAGAAAACGTTTGGAAACGTTTACCAATCAATGGCCCACTGTTATTAAGGAGGTTGATTCTGTTACTAAAAAATTTAGTTCCTTAACATCAGTTAAAGAAAACTTATCTCAAATTCAAACTAGAATTCACGATTCTTCTAAACTAGCTGAGGACATATCGTCCAAAGTTCGACAGTTGGACAAAATACGTGGACGTGTATCAGAATGCCAAAAACGAGTTCAAGACTTATTAGATCTACAGCTATGTAGTGAAGGTGTTCAGATTGCGATGAAAAACGATGAATTAGAACAAGCCGCCGGACATATACATCGCTATCTGTCAATCGACCAAACAAAATTACAACGTACAGCAGACGACATGGCTCAAGACTGTTCAATGATCACCAGTGCTCTTAAACACTTGCAAGAAGCTTCAGAGCTCCTCCAGGACACAGTATCTAAAAGGTTCGAGCATGCGTCTTTAGTCCAAGACACGAATTCTATAGAaaggtactttaaaatattcccaCTACTTGGAATGCACGAAGTGGGTTTGGAAAAGTTTGTCGATTACTTGGGGCGGTTATTAAAAGTGTCGGcggacaaaaatttaaaaaacgttaTGGATACGCCATTGTCGAGCAACCGTGCCAGTGTTATTTTCGCGGACGGGCTGACGTTTATTTTCGAGGAAGTAGCCAAGACGATCGAGGTTCATCAGCCGTTAATCGAGACCCACTACGGTCCCGAGTACGTATTGAAGTTCTTATCCCATTTGCAAGTGCACTGCGACACGTTCGGTGACATCCTGCTGCGGACGTTTCTCAAGACCCGCAAGATCAAAGAACTGCTGAAGACCATGTGGGACGAACCGGACGCGAACACCGCGGCGAGGCCCGACTCCAAGGACATCGATCTGCTAGTGGAGGAGATCGTGATGATCCTGGCGCGGTACGATCTATACGCGCAGTTCGTGTGCAAGCGGACGGTGAACGCGGACGGCGTGGAACCGAAAACGCGAACCGCCAAAATGATGTTGGACAACAGCCGGCTGTGCTGTTGCATACAGGAGATGATGGGCAAGTACCTGGAGCTGGAGAGGTACTACATGGAGGAGAGCATCAGAAAAGCCGTGTTGATGGACACGATCGAGGGCGACGGCGGGGACGCTGCGCTCACGTCGAGCATGGTGGACGACGTGTTCTTCATCGTGCGCAAGTGCGTGATGCGCTCGCTGCGGTCTGGCAGCCTGGACGTGCTGTGCGCCGTCATCAACAACGCGGTCAACGCCCTGGAAACGGACCTGTGCGCAGTGTTCGCGCAGGTGCTGAGCGCCGGTTATCCGGGTTCCGGTTACTTCAACCGGTTCACGCCCGACCTGGACAAGGTGCGGCGGACGTTCCTGGCGGCGCTGAACAGCACCGAGGTGGCGGTCGAGTACTCCAAGTCGCTGTCGCAAGCGTTCCGGGACGAGGTGCCGGCCAGGCTGCGGGGATGTCACGCGGAGAAGCTGGACAGTTGCCTGCAGGACTTTGGCCGGGTAAATGCGTCGCTGGTGGCCGCCAACCGGACCGGGTTCAGGCAGCTGCAGAGTTCGCTGGTCGAGCCCAAAACGCTGGCGTGGATGGAACCGTTCTACGAGCAGAACTTCACGCTCGACGAACCGGAATTCGCACAGACGGTGGCCGACAACCCGTTCGTGGTGGCGCTGGTGCGGAACATCGACGGCACGCTGGCCGAGTTCCGCGCCCGGCTGACGCCCAACAACTACGACATGCTGGTGGTGGCCGTGGCCGCGGAGACGGCCGCGCAGCTGGAGCGGGCCGTGATGAAGACTGAATTCAACCGGCTGGGCGGCATGGCGCTGGACAAGGTGGTCCGGACGCTCATCAACTACTTCGGCGGGGCCAGCGCGTGGCCGGTCCGCGAGAAGTTCGCCCGGCTGGTGCAGGTCACCACCGTGCTCAACCTGGAACGAGCATCAGATCTAAACGAGTTCTCCAACCCGGACAGCGGCATGCGGTTCTCGTGGAAGCTGACGCCCGACTGCATACGGCAGATACTCAAGCTCCGTGCCGACTTCCGGGAAGAAGACATACGGAAAGTCCAACTGTAA
- the LOC132920719 gene encoding unconventional prefoldin RPB5 interactor-like protein encodes MTSPSSEQQLHAVPLVQKFNAEALELNSSLEQKWKNFKKEYEELHSCLVEFPKQLSVPILMPLGPKVFVRAQLCNTNEVFIRYNEVFTKQSAYDARAACKRQINRCDDMLENLRKEKELFVDNICARQEVVDVPEKLVEINEPYDEAEEAAWNEIHKQKVKEYKKRLAEEKQQQELEQRQKILDEFKSVGFDDKLSGLNRPTLFTASKVHYTLMNGEDSSSENCDEDDDDDDDDDDDDEDDDDDDGDEDDDDDEDEDSKIEIVFTNDIPETTRTLKKKNKKQVSFNNDVQIKEFVPRPGEHFIRRREETITESKSPNVIVTEIDDIVERVSDTCLDNETDDQEENTRPVSRFKSNRRNR; translated from the exons ATGACGTCGCCGTCGTCCGAACAGCAGCTGCACGCCGTCCCCCTGGTGCAGAAATTCAACGCGGAG gcGTTAGAATTAAATTCTTCGTTAGAGCAAAAATGGAAAAATTTCAAAAAGGAATATGAAGAATTACATTCATGCTTGGTAGAATTTCCCAAACAATTGTCTGTTCCAATATTGATGCCACTTGGACCAAAAGTGTTTGTACGTGCACAACTATGTAACACTAACGAAGTATTTATTAGATACAATGAAGTTTTTACTAAACAGAGTGCTTATGATGCTAGAGCTGCCTGCAAAAGGCAAATTAATA ggTGTGATGatatgcttgaaaatttaagaAAAGAAAAAGAACTATTCGTAGATAATATTTGTGCTAGACAGGAAGTTGTTGATGTTCCAGAAAAATTAGTAGAAATAAATGAACCTTATGACGAAGCAGAAGAGGCAGCTTGGAATG AAATCCATAAGCAGAAGgtaaaagaatataaaaaacgtTTAGCTGAAGAAAAACAGCAACAAGAATTAGAGCAAcgacaaaaaatattagatgAATTCAAATCGGTAGGGTTTGATGACAAACTTAGTGGATTGAATAGACCAACATTGTTTACTGCATCTAAAGTCCATTATACACTTATGAATGG GGAAGACAGTAGTAGTGAAAATTGTGACGaggatgatgatgatgatgatgatgatgatgatgatgatgaagatgatgatgatgacgatggaGATGAAGATGATGACGACGATGAAGATGAAGATAGTAAAATAGAAATTGTTTTCACCAATGATATACCTGAAACTACTAGaaccttaaaaaaaaagaataaaaaacaagtatcatttaataatgatgTTCAAATTAAAGAATTTGTACCAAGGCCTGGTGAACATTTCATTCGTCGAAGAGAAGAAACCATAACTGAATCTAAAAGTCCAAAC GTAATTGTTACGGAAATAGATGATATTGTGGAAAGAGTATCTGACACATGTCTGGATAATGAAACTGATGATCAAGAAGAAAATACAAGACCCGTTAGTAGATTTAAATCCAACCGAAGAAATAGGTAG
- the LOC132920718 gene encoding exocyst complex component 6 isoform X1: protein MQNQEHLLQEIEGIDDYWGPTFRAIYDQDDDSRKFIDTLDNRIKQYDKEIERMCNFYYQGFIDSIRELQQVENQASKLKKQVVQLNSNVQTIVAEVTSAGEELVKARQVENNIQMAINSLSLCLPALSSYSKLQKQMADKRYYPALKTLEQLEQLYLPQVSHYKFFRQMIEKIPKLRENIKESSMSDLNCFLETIRKFSSKVGEAAMKHSVEQQNFDFGLTKLKKKKDSPEDNSDDEDSLSAQDLIDFSPVYRCLHICTVLSSRDTFDAYYRQQRREQALLTLHPPNNMHESIASYCYYLQCIVGFFVVEDHVLNTGNGLLTRPYLEDLWKMASDKVVSIMRTNTAYCTDANLLLRIKDLIMVFCITLRSYGYPVKNYMELLHEIQEHYNEILMQKWVQVFRDILYRETFCHLEVDNQDQYDNVVRTFPYQDDQLESSTFPRKFPFSSMVPSVYDQVKQFIFACLKFSNDLNFSEGEVDEMVQKSTKLLLSRTFSGCLSSAFHQPRLGLLQVIQIIVDTGYLEKSSKSIQQFVSEATGSTGGTVGDDAGITLGVARNDAEHHMYDKMKLKLNEFLDLEDYDWMLVEPTGQASSFVTDLINFLRVVFNALRNLTEEVSVHVCQVAFEHISKSILNLLLSDDIKQLSMGALNQLNLDVIQCELFAASEPVGKTDEPDFSQHFAPLRQLLDLLLSWDWSTYFHDYGQETSKYSHVKPTTAIIVLEKLKEADKKSVFSVLKKSERDKKKLLETVLKQLKQLAITVQQ from the coding sequence ATGCAGAACCAAGAGCATTTGCTACAAGAGATTGAGGGCATCGATGATTACTGGGGCCCAACATTCCGAGCCATATACGACCAAGATGACGACAGCCGCAAATTCATTGACACTTTGGACAACCGCATTAAGCAGTACGACAAAGAAATTGAACGTATGTGCAATTTCTATTACCAAGGATTTATAGATTCTATTAGAGAATTGCAACAAGTAGAAAATCAAGCATCTAAATTGAAAAAACAAGTTGTTCAACTAAATTCAAATGTACAAACCATTGTTGCTGAAGTCACAAGTGCTGGTGAAGAGTTGGTTAAAGCTAGACAAgtggaaaataatattcaaatggcTATTAATAGCTTATCTTTATGTTTGCCTGCACTTTCTTCTTACAGTAAATTACAAAAGCAAATGGCTGACAAACGCTATTATCCTGCCTTAAAAACCTTAGAACAACTTGAACAATTGTATTTGCCACAAGTATctcattataaattttttagacAAATGATAGAAAAAATTCCTAAGCTCAGAGAAAATATCAAAGAGTCATCCATGTcagatttaaattgttttttagaaaCCATACGAAAATTTTCTTCCAAAGTTGGTGAAGCTGCAATGAAACATAGTGTTGAACAACAAAACTTTGATTTTGGTTTAACTAAATTGAAGAAGAAAAAAGATTCACCAGAAGATAACTCTGACGATGAAGATTCATTGAGTGCACAAGACCTTATTGATTTTTCACCTGTTTATCGCTGTCTTCATATTTGTACAGTATTGTCTTCAAGAGACACCTTTGATGCTTATTACAGGCAACAAAGAAGAGAACAAGCACTTTTAACTCTTCATCCTCCTAACAACATGCACGAATCTATTGCaagctattgttattatttacaatgcATTGTCGGATTTTTTGTTGTAGAAGATCATGTATTAAACACTGGTAATGGATTGTTGACAAGACCTTATTTAGAAGATTTGTGGAAAATGGCTTCTGATAAGGTAGTAAGCATAATGAGAACAAATACCGCGTACTGTACTGATGCAAATTTACTCTTAAgaattaaagatttaattatGGTTTTTTGCATAACTCTTAGAAGTTATGGATATCCTGTTAAGAACTATATGGAATTGTTACACGAAATACAAGAACATTACAATGAAATACTTATGCAAAAATGGGTTCAAGTGTTTCGGGATATTTTATATAGAGAAACTTTTTGTCATCTTGAGGTTGACAATCAAGATCAATACGATAATGTTGTTCGGACTTTTCCTTATCAAGATGATCAATTAGAATCTTCTACATTTCCTAGGAAATTTCCATTTTCTTCAATGGTGCCTAGTGTTTATGACcaagtaaaacaatttatatttgctTGTCTAAAGTTTTCAAATGACCTAAATTTTAGTGAAGGTGAAGTAGATGAAATGGTTCAAAAATCTACCAAATTGCTATTATCTCGAACTTTTAGTGGATGTTTATCTTCTGCATTTCATCAACCACGACTTGGGCTTTTACAAGTAATACAGATTATCGTTGACACTGGATATTTAGAAAAATCATCAAAATCAATTCAACAATTTGTATCTGAAGCAACTGGGTCTACTGGTGGCACTGTTGGTGATGATGCAGGCATAACATTGGGTGTAGCCAGAAATGATGCTGAACATCACATGTatgataaaatgaaattaaaattgaatgaatttTTGGATTTAGAAGACTACGATTGGATGTTAGTCGAACCAACTGGTCAAGCTTCTTCGTTCGTTActgatttaataaatttccTAAGAGTTGTTTTTAATGCGTTAAGAAATCTTACTGAAGAAGTGTCTGTTCATGTATGTCAAGTAGCATTTGAACACATATCTAAatctatattgaatttattactcAGTGatgatattaaacaattatctaTGGGTGCCTTAAATCAATTGAATTTAGATGTTATACAATGTGAACTGTTTGCTGCATCAGAACCTGTAGGAAAGACTGATGAACCAGATTTTTCTCAACATTTTGCACCGTTGAGACAGCTTTTGGACTTACTCCTAAGCTGGGATTGGTCAACATATTTTCATGATTATGGTCAAGAAACATCAAAATATTCTCATGTTAAACCAACTACAGCCATTAttgtattagaaaaattaaaagaagctgataaaaaaagtgtattttCAGTATTAAAGAAAAGTGAAAGggataaaaagaaattattagaaactgttttaaaacagttaaagCAATTAGCAATAACTGTTCAACAATAg